Proteins encoded together in one Terriglobus saanensis SP1PR4 window:
- a CDS encoding DUF4832 domain-containing protein: protein MKSTLCLALLISAVALGSATAQKKTTVVRPREISDVLFNPGMGITTFQRFNGQEPNPPLKWSEMGPVTKLPPAKTKPDFPDTTISYCRWYWDTIEPEHGKFRWDIIDLALSEARAHGQRLAIRLMPYDEDGLAPLPKWYRESGAKRANKTDDKDGKTWQPDFNDSLYLKYWGELVAEAGKRYNGNPALDTVDISSVGYWGEGWSPYMASLSSQKALIDIWIDAFPDTLLLMNFDEPQALAYGTQKGAGWRLDCLGDMRLSSQSPDFQPEMLDVYPQQIVRTGIQEVWRHRPISLETCWTPSGWKAEGFDVSYILDQALRWHITSLNVKSSPIPSAWKTQFDAFQKKMGYRFVLRRLEYPTAVNAGSMMPVHMWWLNAGVAPIYRDYKLALHLQSSAGNAILQVPATLTEWLPGDAVVDQSLYIPEDLPPGTYKVRVGILDPQSGKPAIRLGIEGRQEDGWYDLGTVVVIGNAN, encoded by the coding sequence ATGAAGTCCACTCTTTGTCTGGCGCTCTTAATAAGCGCAGTTGCTCTCGGCTCCGCCACCGCGCAAAAGAAGACAACGGTTGTGCGACCGAGAGAGATCTCGGATGTACTCTTCAATCCGGGCATGGGCATCACCACCTTCCAGCGCTTTAACGGCCAGGAGCCCAACCCACCCTTGAAATGGTCGGAGATGGGTCCAGTGACCAAATTGCCGCCCGCAAAGACGAAGCCCGATTTTCCAGACACCACCATCTCCTACTGCAGATGGTACTGGGACACGATCGAGCCCGAGCATGGGAAGTTTCGCTGGGACATCATCGATCTCGCACTTTCGGAGGCGCGAGCTCACGGACAACGTCTTGCTATCCGCTTGATGCCCTATGACGAGGACGGTCTTGCTCCGTTGCCAAAGTGGTACCGTGAGTCAGGGGCCAAGCGCGCGAACAAGACGGACGACAAAGATGGCAAGACCTGGCAGCCGGACTTCAACGATTCGCTTTACCTCAAGTACTGGGGTGAGTTGGTCGCGGAAGCAGGCAAACGTTACAACGGCAATCCGGCGTTGGATACTGTAGACATCTCTTCCGTCGGATACTGGGGAGAAGGTTGGAGTCCATACATGGCTTCCCTCTCAAGCCAGAAAGCACTGATCGATATCTGGATCGACGCATTCCCAGATACGTTATTGCTGATGAACTTCGATGAGCCGCAAGCGCTGGCCTACGGAACCCAAAAAGGTGCAGGCTGGAGGCTCGACTGCCTCGGCGACATGAGGCTTTCGTCTCAATCCCCCGACTTCCAGCCTGAGATGCTCGACGTCTATCCACAGCAGATCGTTCGCACGGGCATTCAGGAGGTCTGGCGTCATCGCCCGATCTCGCTGGAGACCTGTTGGACACCATCAGGTTGGAAGGCGGAAGGCTTCGATGTGTCTTATATCCTGGATCAGGCGCTTCGCTGGCACATCACCTCGCTGAACGTGAAGTCCTCACCCATCCCTTCGGCATGGAAGACCCAGTTCGATGCATTCCAAAAGAAGATGGGGTATCGATTCGTCCTTCGCCGTCTGGAATATCCCACCGCAGTCAATGCAGGATCAATGATGCCCGTGCACATGTGGTGGCTCAACGCAGGGGTCGCACCGATTTACCGTGATTACAAGCTCGCACTGCATCTGCAATCCAGCGCGGGGAACGCCATCCTTCAAGTCCCCGCTACACTGACGGAATGGCTTCCAGGTGATGCGGTCGTCGATCAATCGCTCTATATCCCTGAGGATCTCCCGCCCGGGACCTACAAAGTCCGCGTTGGCATTCTGGATCCACAATCCGGCAAACCCGCCATCCGGCTTGGAATAGAAGGAAGGCAGGAGGACGGATGGTATGACCTGGGTACCGTGGTGGTTATAGGCAACGCGAATTGA
- a CDS encoding TonB-dependent receptor, whose product MILRRFFPFLSALILGSGLSSAHLRAQGTDLGTIRGTVTDSSGARIANARVDVTDLSTQITRSLKSDAHGDFGAAALRSGTYRVSAAAPGFGTSVVENVVLTGSDAANADVTLRPAADASVQVTSEAPTINTEDSTLSQNLTPTAIIELPRDSRDIYSFMYINPNVTQSGVSGDFKFLGAQSYGAAFSVDGQRANGGVFGKQTQSKPSLESVGDFNVLSNGFSAEYAGVANVRITTKRGGSAIHGSLFYNNKNSALAAWTSADKSAAVSFAPSAFQAHYPNPYFNITDAGGSVGGPIPRMKKTFFFAAYEHNWTVIPSSTGRINTLPHPALIAGDFSGVANASKPHVPAGTSLSAAEIATDTVGGLGTQFIRIPSRLLNPVVQKLFSIYYPPVGLSAPMDSLGRVVGYQTSVPGASGQNLGDLRIDHDFSDKNRLYGVYHGGSENDALVEVAAPITGLGLSKTDRLNNTVSLSYTHVFNDHIVNEARGGFNRQYLFTHSNTTLRGYLQSIGFSADDITSYGSVVGAGELDTNGQAAINVSNFAGVGTGGRNTNRPLSQNLITFGDTLTWSLGRHTIRLGADVVRNAALDGFTSGRGNPRGLISYTGSGTTGLGDLLLGNPPDSASFTPKGRPAMDVYNWESGYFVQDDFRISSRLTVNLGLRYDLFSPFTETNDLMVNFSPDLKNPVTGLNGAYIMPSTKTLEYIDPAVTNFGYVFADQSGLGVGRSLIRTDRTDLNPRIGAAFRLTNSSVLRGGYGFFTPTSTAHIIRDPLATNTFNQTYSKRSVAGSPPLQGWPTPGETVATSPNAGGIASGFGNTPTANCVPVDLKNPRLQQWNATFEQQLRFQSSIRFSYIGAYITGETTGRDLNMIAPSDNLYGVTTGDGVTICDPANLGDCASSPADLARIRFPALGDFVTQFGNNGHGLTTSFQAQVQRQAKGLTLSIAYTYLDQKSTGLDTDNDSLGGDAYNQLDPGSDYGTDSYVSHHRVVAYGVIDLPVGRGLRYGGQISRFADALIGGWQTSFNMFAKTGTGFTPFYLCNDCDPVFPGNIASGAIDAVGDFSGGFRARIIGDVKAVTGRNLQWNAAAFALPPTGSTLFSDPTNAIRNSLTGPGTWGVNLGLHKSFHLTERVVLQIGADADNVFNHPLLSPDNTTRDDFSNVGTFTVHLDPATGAILPLTTEYNSNPDFGLKYQSVTQEGVDSRRSIRLRGRITF is encoded by the coding sequence ATGATCCTACGTCGATTTTTTCCATTTCTCTCGGCTCTCATTCTCGGGTCTGGCTTGTCTTCCGCTCATCTACGTGCTCAGGGAACCGATCTTGGTACGATCCGTGGAACCGTCACTGATTCGAGTGGCGCGCGCATTGCGAATGCGCGCGTGGACGTCACGGATCTGTCTACCCAGATCACACGCTCGCTGAAAAGCGATGCCCACGGAGACTTTGGAGCGGCGGCACTGCGTTCCGGAACCTATCGGGTCAGCGCGGCGGCACCTGGTTTCGGCACATCTGTTGTGGAAAATGTAGTGTTGACCGGATCGGATGCTGCCAATGCAGACGTAACTCTGCGTCCCGCAGCGGATGCCTCTGTTCAGGTAACCTCGGAGGCCCCCACCATCAACACTGAAGATTCGACACTGAGTCAAAACCTCACGCCGACTGCCATCATCGAGTTGCCGCGCGACTCGCGCGATATCTATTCGTTCATGTATATCAATCCGAACGTTACTCAGAGCGGAGTTTCCGGTGACTTCAAATTCCTCGGGGCCCAGAGCTATGGGGCGGCTTTCTCCGTGGATGGTCAACGTGCGAATGGCGGCGTCTTCGGTAAGCAGACGCAGAGCAAGCCATCTCTTGAGTCCGTAGGTGACTTCAATGTCCTCTCCAACGGCTTCAGTGCGGAATACGCGGGCGTCGCTAACGTTCGCATTACTACGAAGCGTGGCGGCTCGGCCATACATGGTTCACTTTTCTACAACAACAAAAACTCCGCACTTGCCGCCTGGACGAGCGCAGATAAATCTGCCGCAGTATCGTTCGCTCCGTCCGCTTTTCAGGCGCATTATCCCAATCCTTATTTCAATATTACCGACGCGGGTGGCTCCGTAGGTGGTCCCATTCCGCGTATGAAGAAGACATTTTTCTTTGCAGCATACGAGCATAACTGGACCGTTATTCCTTCCTCCACTGGTCGAATCAATACATTGCCTCATCCAGCCTTGATCGCGGGAGATTTTTCGGGGGTAGCCAACGCTTCAAAGCCTCATGTGCCGGCCGGGACTTCTCTTTCGGCGGCGGAGATTGCGACGGACACTGTGGGCGGTTTGGGCACGCAATTCATACGCATTCCAAGCCGGCTTCTCAATCCAGTCGTCCAAAAGCTGTTTAGCATCTATTACCCTCCTGTCGGCCTTTCAGCGCCGATGGATTCACTTGGCCGTGTGGTGGGTTACCAGACTTCTGTCCCCGGTGCTTCAGGGCAAAATCTTGGCGATCTGCGCATCGATCATGATTTTTCGGATAAGAATCGCCTTTACGGCGTCTACCACGGAGGATCCGAGAACGATGCTCTTGTCGAAGTAGCGGCACCTATCACAGGGCTCGGTCTCAGCAAGACGGATCGACTGAATAACACGGTTTCCCTGTCTTACACCCACGTCTTCAACGATCACATCGTGAATGAAGCGCGTGGTGGCTTCAATCGACAGTACCTGTTCACCCACAGCAACACGACCTTGCGAGGCTACCTGCAGAGCATCGGTTTTTCCGCAGATGACATCACTTCCTATGGCAGTGTTGTTGGCGCGGGCGAACTGGATACCAATGGGCAGGCAGCGATCAACGTGAGCAACTTTGCCGGAGTAGGAACTGGCGGGCGTAATACTAATCGTCCCCTGAGTCAAAATCTCATCACGTTCGGCGATACGCTCACCTGGTCTCTGGGTCGTCATACGATCCGTCTCGGTGCCGATGTCGTCCGCAACGCGGCCCTCGACGGCTTTACCTCGGGGAGGGGGAACCCACGCGGCCTCATCAGCTACACAGGCAGCGGGACCACCGGCCTGGGCGATCTTCTCCTTGGAAATCCACCCGATTCCGCAAGCTTCACCCCCAAAGGGCGACCGGCTATGGATGTCTATAACTGGGAGTCGGGATATTTTGTACAGGACGATTTTCGTATCAGTAGTCGTTTAACTGTGAATCTCGGTTTGCGATACGACCTGTTTTCGCCCTTCACCGAGACGAATGATCTGATGGTCAACTTTAGTCCGGACCTGAAAAATCCAGTAACTGGTTTGAATGGTGCCTACATCATGCCGTCTACGAAGACATTGGAGTACATCGATCCCGCCGTAACTAACTTCGGCTATGTATTTGCGGATCAATCCGGTCTTGGCGTTGGCCGCAGCCTTATTCGGACAGACAGAACGGATCTCAATCCGCGCATCGGCGCGGCGTTTCGCCTGACGAACAGTTCAGTGCTGCGTGGTGGATATGGTTTCTTCACGCCCACATCCACAGCGCACATCATTCGTGATCCTCTGGCGACCAACACTTTCAACCAGACGTACTCGAAGCGTTCTGTTGCAGGAAGTCCGCCGCTCCAAGGGTGGCCAACGCCGGGCGAAACAGTCGCGACCTCACCGAATGCGGGCGGTATCGCATCGGGTTTTGGCAACACACCCACCGCAAACTGCGTTCCGGTCGATCTCAAAAATCCTCGGCTGCAGCAATGGAATGCAACCTTTGAACAACAGCTGCGCTTTCAGTCGTCGATCCGCTTCTCGTATATCGGTGCCTACATCACTGGCGAGACGACAGGCCGTGATCTGAATATGATCGCTCCGAGCGATAACCTGTATGGCGTGACTACCGGCGACGGCGTTACGATCTGTGATCCTGCGAATCTCGGCGACTGCGCATCTTCGCCTGCGGATTTAGCACGTATTCGCTTTCCTGCCCTCGGCGATTTCGTGACACAGTTTGGAAACAACGGACACGGCCTTACCACTTCCTTTCAGGCACAAGTGCAGCGGCAGGCGAAGGGCCTCACGCTCAGCATTGCCTACACTTATCTGGATCAGAAATCGACAGGTCTGGATACGGATAATGACAGTCTGGGTGGGGATGCCTATAACCAACTCGATCCGGGAAGCGACTACGGCACGGATTCGTACGTCTCCCACCACCGCGTTGTCGCTTATGGTGTCATCGATCTACCGGTTGGTCGTGGACTGCGGTATGGTGGTCAAATATCTCGATTTGCAGATGCTTTGATCGGCGGTTGGCAGACTTCCTTCAATATGTTTGCGAAGACGGGCACGGGATTTACGCCGTTCTACCTTTGCAACGACTGCGATCCGGTGTTTCCGGGAAACATCGCATCCGGGGCCATCGACGCGGTGGGCGACTTCAGCGGTGGATTTCGCGCAAGGATCATAGGAGACGTAAAGGCTGTTACAGGAAGGAATCTCCAGTGGAACGCCGCCGCTTTTGCTCTACCCCCCACTGGGTCTACACTCTTCAGCGATCCGACCAACGCGATTCGTAACTCTTTGACCGGGCCCGGAACGTGGGGAGTCAACCTCGGTCTTCATAAATCATTCCACCTTACCGAGAGGGTTGTGCTGCAGATCGGTGCCGACGCGGATAACGTCTTCAACCATCCTTTGCTTTCTCCGGATAACACTACCAGGGATGATTTCTCGAACGTTGGCACTTTCACCGTTCATCTGGACCCGGCGACGGGAGCTATCTTGCCGCTGACGACGGAGTACAACTCCAATCCCGACTTTGGGCTGAAGTATCAGAGTGTGACGCAGGAAGGCGTGGACAGTCGCCGTTCGATTCGTTTACGAGGCCGCATTACATTTTGA
- a CDS encoding VWA domain-containing protein: MKLSPAMLALLATSFGLSAQQPVPPVSTPSSATPAITPAQLRPPAQGTTLQPDASGLYTIRRYASLVVLDVVVQDAKGNIVTDLKRNDFHVTEAKEDQTILNFEETGSHLPDVSAAAINSTQDLDKTAPRAPVNIILLDEFNTRFEDMAFARYSLKKFLEKQPDKLTTPTMLLSVSLEKFTVLHDYTQNKQDLIDSLDHHFVAYPWQTHQFAWIAERYGTAFSTLMRVAEATQGHPGHKNMIWIGRGFPPFNFQNVPIDAQNRVNSLVQQCVNMLRDARITLYTIDPAGLQVNNTYGSAAEFNDPFGGNYQFAKLATATGGKALYGRNDVDAEIGTTVRDGASFYTLTYRPGNTSLDPQKFRKIRITLDRPGLVATTREGYYLQGGPAPVNPQNPSRRLAFDLISAADSTMVYDAVPISVLPSPTDPDSFTVRIDAKGLVWTFATDIEKRHADLVMMVTTFDKKGKELKRSAHSMKITAPDGVPPTGRIEIGTQLPAKIEHDTKAVRVRFVVRVSQTGRIGTADLTLPGKP; encoded by the coding sequence ATGAAACTCTCCCCCGCTATGCTTGCTCTTCTTGCCACAAGCTTTGGCCTTTCGGCCCAACAGCCTGTCCCTCCGGTAAGTACACCTTCTTCGGCCACTCCCGCTATAACTCCGGCGCAATTGCGCCCTCCCGCTCAGGGCACAACTCTGCAACCAGACGCATCCGGGCTCTATACGATCCGGCGCTATGCTTCTCTGGTCGTGCTCGATGTAGTCGTACAGGACGCCAAGGGCAACATCGTCACGGACCTGAAGCGAAATGACTTCCATGTCACCGAGGCCAAGGAAGATCAGACCATCCTCAACTTCGAGGAGACAGGTTCGCACCTTCCCGATGTCTCTGCTGCGGCCATCAATTCGACGCAGGATCTGGATAAGACCGCTCCGCGAGCGCCGGTGAATATCATTCTGCTCGACGAGTTCAATACGCGCTTTGAGGACATGGCCTTCGCGCGGTACTCGCTCAAGAAATTTCTGGAGAAGCAGCCGGACAAGCTGACCACGCCGACGATGCTTCTTTCTGTGAGCTTGGAAAAATTCACCGTACTCCACGACTACACGCAGAACAAGCAGGATCTGATCGACTCGCTCGACCATCATTTCGTGGCATATCCATGGCAGACGCACCAGTTCGCGTGGATTGCTGAGCGCTACGGTACGGCCTTCAGCACGTTGATGCGTGTGGCCGAGGCGACGCAGGGTCACCCCGGTCACAAAAACATGATTTGGATCGGCCGCGGGTTTCCGCCGTTCAATTTTCAAAACGTGCCGATTGATGCGCAGAACCGCGTGAACTCCTTGGTGCAGCAGTGTGTGAACATGTTGCGAGATGCGCGGATCACGCTGTATACAATCGACCCTGCTGGCCTGCAGGTGAACAACACCTACGGTTCAGCCGCTGAGTTCAACGATCCCTTCGGTGGCAACTACCAGTTTGCAAAGCTGGCGACCGCGACAGGCGGTAAGGCTCTCTACGGACGCAACGACGTGGACGCGGAGATCGGCACAACAGTGCGTGACGGCGCAAGCTTCTACACATTGACCTATCGGCCTGGAAACACTTCCCTGGATCCGCAGAAGTTTCGCAAGATCAGGATCACACTGGACCGCCCGGGGCTGGTGGCGACTACACGGGAGGGTTACTACCTGCAGGGTGGGCCCGCTCCGGTAAATCCACAGAACCCGTCCCGACGTCTGGCCTTCGACCTGATCTCAGCAGCCGATAGCACCATGGTCTACGACGCCGTACCGATCAGCGTGTTGCCTTCGCCGACCGATCCCGACAGCTTTACCGTGCGCATCGATGCGAAAGGTCTCGTATGGACCTTTGCAACCGACATAGAGAAGCGTCACGCCGACCTGGTGATGATGGTCACGACCTTCGACAAAAAGGGCAAGGAGCTTAAGCGCTCGGCGCATTCGATGAAAATTACCGCGCCAGACGGGGTTCCTCCTACCGGTCGAATTGAGATCGGAACGCAGCTTCCGGCGAAGATCGAGCATGACACGAAGGCGGTGCGGGTGCGATTCGTGGTTCGCGTGAGCCAGACCGGCCGTATAGGAACGGCTGACCTGACTCTGCCGGGCAAGCCTTAG
- a CDS encoding S9 family peptidase yields MQSEQPPISDLKEDFMYTLNRSIRVLALALLFLSTDAMTTMHAQDSEHLTLQDLLSPEPIGESALSPDGKTVALTRSGQIVLLPAEGGWPIPLTSSLGGKSGLAWSPDSKQIAFASQGSIWVVSTSGGSPRRLTNSPAGGGDPRQAADRSPRWSPDAHWILFQSGRRGINSLLVVSADGATTSFLTGPHDEAGDGRWSPDGSSIVYVSRKKEYFSGRLNVLKLDAHSGLPAGEPTVLYTAPVDRGGGWSIRGAIWSPDGKTLATVLQNSGWNHIYLIPAAGGQPKQITDGKFEDEDPAYSPDGKSLAFLSNRGLLEATNLWTIPANGGDAQQVVKFDVPGISSQPQWSPDSSSIYFHHQSPQETSDLLVQQIGSQSAPKYLTHTTPKNFSAATQIPERVTWKSKDGKEIVGLLYTPRQTKPGTKLPAVLLIHGGPEGQDVFRLDEWAQYLSQAGYAVLEPNYRGSTGYGEVFRNLNVEDSNGGEVDDVAAGVHYLIDRGLVDPARVAIAGGSHGGTMVAYAVSRYPELFAAAIEMYGVVDRELFVYRTNPSSSIRWQMKMGGSPTEKPEVYRRANVLLSIDKIKTPLLILHGENDPQVPPAESAEFAKALAGHHKTYFYFTYPGEMHGFSQPAHRLDAWQKELAFLEHYLNPRFGTTTTSTDEVTFPSGDKQANAHSEK; encoded by the coding sequence ATGCAGAGCGAACAGCCTCCGATCTCTGATCTCAAGGAAGATTTCATGTACACGTTGAATCGAAGCATTCGCGTTCTTGCCCTTGCACTTTTGTTTCTATCAACGGATGCGATGACCACCATGCATGCGCAAGATAGTGAACACTTAACCCTGCAAGACTTGCTCTCGCCTGAACCCATCGGTGAATCCGCTCTCTCACCCGACGGCAAGACTGTGGCCCTGACACGTTCAGGCCAGATCGTTCTCCTGCCAGCGGAAGGCGGCTGGCCAATTCCGTTGACCAGTTCGCTTGGTGGCAAATCCGGCTTGGCCTGGTCGCCGGACAGTAAGCAAATCGCCTTCGCCAGTCAGGGCAGCATCTGGGTCGTCTCTACGTCGGGCGGTTCGCCGCGGCGTCTCACGAACTCGCCTGCTGGCGGTGGCGATCCTCGCCAGGCGGCTGATCGCAGTCCGCGTTGGTCGCCGGATGCGCACTGGATACTCTTCCAGAGCGGTCGTCGTGGCATAAACAGTTTGCTCGTTGTCAGCGCCGACGGTGCAACCACGAGTTTCCTCACCGGTCCGCATGATGAGGCTGGAGATGGCCGTTGGTCTCCCGACGGCAGCTCCATCGTCTACGTCTCTCGCAAAAAGGAATACTTCAGCGGTCGTCTCAACGTGCTTAAACTTGACGCGCATTCTGGCCTGCCAGCTGGCGAACCCACTGTGCTCTACACCGCTCCTGTCGATCGCGGAGGCGGATGGTCTATTCGCGGTGCTATCTGGTCTCCGGACGGTAAGACTCTCGCTACCGTGCTGCAAAACTCCGGCTGGAACCACATTTATCTCATCCCTGCTGCGGGCGGCCAGCCTAAACAGATTACCGATGGAAAATTCGAAGACGAAGATCCCGCGTACTCTCCCGACGGAAAGAGTCTTGCCTTCCTCTCGAACCGCGGCCTGCTTGAAGCAACGAATCTGTGGACCATTCCAGCGAATGGCGGCGATGCTCAGCAAGTCGTGAAGTTCGACGTCCCTGGAATCAGCTCTCAGCCGCAGTGGTCTCCCGATAGCAGCAGTATTTATTTTCACCATCAGTCGCCGCAGGAAACATCGGACCTGCTCGTGCAACAGATTGGTTCGCAATCGGCCCCGAAGTACCTGACGCATACAACGCCAAAGAACTTCTCCGCTGCCACACAGATTCCGGAACGCGTAACGTGGAAGAGCAAGGACGGCAAGGAAATCGTCGGTCTTCTGTATACGCCTCGCCAAACGAAGCCTGGAACGAAGCTGCCTGCAGTTCTGCTGATCCACGGTGGCCCGGAAGGGCAGGACGTCTTCCGGCTTGACGAATGGGCACAGTATCTCTCCCAGGCAGGCTATGCTGTTCTCGAACCGAACTACCGTGGAAGCACAGGTTACGGCGAAGTCTTCCGCAATCTCAACGTAGAAGACTCAAATGGCGGCGAAGTGGATGACGTTGCAGCTGGCGTTCACTACCTGATCGATCGTGGTCTCGTCGATCCAGCGCGTGTCGCCATCGCTGGCGGTAGCCACGGTGGAACAATGGTCGCCTATGCTGTTTCTCGTTATCCCGAACTCTTTGCCGCAGCAATCGAGATGTATGGAGTAGTCGACCGTGAACTCTTCGTCTACCGTACTAATCCCTCATCGTCGATTCGCTGGCAGATGAAGATGGGAGGCAGCCCTACAGAGAAGCCCGAAGTCTATCGCCGTGCCAACGTACTGCTCTCCATCGATAAAATCAAGACTCCCTTGTTGATTCTGCATGGAGAGAATGATCCACAGGTTCCACCTGCGGAATCGGCAGAGTTTGCCAAGGCCCTCGCCGGACACCACAAGACCTACTTCTACTTTACCTATCCCGGTGAGATGCATGGATTTTCTCAGCCAGCGCATCGGCTGGATGCATGGCAGAAAGAGTTAGCCTTTCTCGAACATTACCTGAACCCCAGGTTTGGAACGACGACGACATCGACGGATGAGGTTACGTTTCCTTCAGGCGATAAACAAGCAAACGCACACAGCGAAAAATGA